The nucleotide window CGGTGGCGCCGCCCGCGACGGCGTCCTGGATGTGTTCCCGGACCTTCTCGACCGCGTCCTGGTTGATCAGCGGGCCGGTGGTCACGCCTTCGTCGAGCCCATCGCCGACGCGCAGCTTGTCCACCGCCGCCGCCAGCCGCTTCGCGAATTCGTCATAGACGCCGGACTGGACATAGATGCGGTTGGCGCAGACGCAGGTCTGGCCGTTGTTGCGGAATTTCGAGGCCATGGCGCCCTCGACCGCCGCATCCAGATCGGCATCGTCGAAGACGATGAACGGCGCGTTGCCGCCCAGCTCCATCGAGCATTTCAGCACCTGGTCGGCGGCCTGGCGCAACAGGATGCGCCCGACCTCGGTCGAGCCGGTGAAGGTCAGCTTGCGGATCAGCGGATTCTCGCAGAACTCCTTGCCGATGTCCGAGGATCGTGACGAGGTCACGATGCTGAACAGCCCCTTGGGCACGCCCGCGCGCTCGGCCAGCACCGCCAGCGCCAGGGCCGAAAGCGGCGTTTCGGCGGCGGGTCGGCCGACGAAGCCGCAGCCCGCTGCCAGCGCCGGGCCGCATTTGCGGGTAATCATGGCGTTCGGGAAGTTCCAGGGCGTGATCGAGCCGACCACGCCGATCGGCTGGCGGATCACCGTCAGGCGCTTGTCGGGCTGGTGGCCGGGGATGGTCTCGCCATAGATGCGCTTGGCTTCCTCGCCGAACCATTCGATGAAGCTGGCGCCATAGGCGATCTCGCCCTTGGCCTCGGGCAGCGGCTTGCCCTGTTCGGCGGTCAGGATGCGGCCCAGGTCGTCCTGGTTCTCCATCATCAGGTCGAACCATTTGCGCAGGATCTGGGCGCGTTCCTTGGCGGTGCGGGCGGCCCAATGCTTCATCGCTTGGGCCGCGGCGGCGATGGCGCGGGCGACCTCGCTGCGCGACAGGTCCGCCACGTCGGCGATCACGTCGCCGCGGGCCGGGTTCACCACCGCAAAGGTCTTGCCGTCGTCGGCATTCACCCATTCGCCGGCGACATAGGCGCGGGTCTCCAGCAGCGAGGGGTCTTTCAGCAGCGTCTTCAGGTCGGTTGCAGGCTTGTTCATGGCGGGGCTCCTTCCGATCGGTCGCGTGCAGGCTTGCGCTTTTGCCGGGGCAACGCAAGCCGCAGCTTCCGCGCCCGCCGGTCGAGAAATCGTGATGAACCCGCGCGGGTTTTCCGGCGTTGCGCCTTATCGTCAGGTTTTCCCTCTTGGCGTGTGTGACTGGGACGGCGCCTCTCTCTCGCGCCGTCCCTTTTTCGGTCCTGTCCCGACAATCCCCTCAGCCCGCGCCCCAGCAGGGCTGCAGATCGCCCGGCCGCGGGCTGGCCGCATGGACGCCGCGCGCGATGGCGCGGGCCAGCGTGCAGGCGGCGGCATGGCCCAGCTGGAAGGGCGTCAGCGCCGGATCGGGCAGGGGCTTGGCGCCGGTCGAGACGGCAAAGACCAGATCGCCGTCGAAAGGCGTATGGCTGGGCACGATGGCGCGGGCCATGCCGTCCTGCGCCGCGGTGGCCAGCCGCGTCAGCCCGGCCTTGTCCAGGGCCGCGTCGGTGGCGACGATGGCGATGGTCGTCGCCTCGCCCAGCCGTTTCGTCGGGACCGGCTCATGCGCGGCGGGGTAGGGGCCGGAAAGGCCCAGCCCGCCGAATTCGCCGCCAAGCTCCCAGGGCGCGGCCCAGAATTGCCGGGACTCGCCCGCCGTCACCGATCCCAGCGCGTTCACCACCACCAGCGCCCCCAGGGTGATGCCGCTGTCGAGCAGCGTCGAGGCCGAACCCAGCCCGCCCTTCCAGCGCTGCGTCATCGCGCCGGTGCCGGCCCCCTCGCTGCCAAGCGCGAACTCCGCCGCTGCGGCTTCCAGCGCCGCGCGGCCAAGCGCCGGATAAGGATTGGCGGCCCAATCCTTGTCGCCGCCGTTCAGCAGGTCGAAGACGATGGCGCCGGGCACGATGGGCACGCGCACCGGGCCGACCTGAAAGCCCCGGGCCATCGCGCGCAACCCGTCCGCGACGCCGTCGCAGGCGGCAAGCCCGAAGGCCGAGCCGCCCGACAGCACCAGCGTGTCCACGCCCTGCACCAGCTTGTCGGGGGCCAGCAATTCGGTCTCGCGCGTGCCGGGCGCGCCGCCCATGACATTGAAGCCGCAGGCGAAGGGTGCCCCGGCCAGCAGCACCGTCGTGCCCGAGCGCAGCGCGTCGTCGCGGGCATTGCCGACCCGCAGGCCCGAAACATCGGTGATCAGGTTTCGCGGTCCGGGACGCATCGGGGCCTCATGCAAGCGGGGTCGGTCCGCAGTCTGCACGACGCGCCCCGCCCGCCGCAACCCGCGCCGGCACTCCGACGTTGCAGGACAGGGCCGCCGCGCCTACCTAAGGCGGCAGGACATGCGAAAGGACGCAACCATGAATGCCCCCATCCACAGGATCTTCGGCCGCCCGCTGGATGCCGAAATACCGAAAGGCTACGATCAGGCGATCTTCGGCATGGGCTGTTACTGGGGCGTCGAGCGGCTGTTCTGGCAACAGGAGGGCGTCTGGCTGACCGAGGTCGGCTTTGCCGGCGGCACCGCCGAGAATCCCAGCTACAAGCAGGTCTGCGCCGGCGGCACCGGCCATGCCGAGGTGGTGCGCGTGGTCTATGACAGCTCGCGCGTCAGCTATGAACGGCTGCTGCAGATCTTCTGGGAAAACCACGACCCGACCCAGGGCAACCGCCAGGGCAACGATGTCGGTTCGCAATACCGCTCGCTGATCATGGTGTTCAACGACAGCCAGAAGGCAGCGGCAGAGCTCTCCAAGGCCGATTACGGCAACCGGCTGGCGGTGCAGGGCTATTCCGACATCACCACGCAGATCCTTCCCGCCGGGCCGTTCTGGCGGGCCGAGGATGATCACCAGCAATATCTCGACCGATATCCCGATGGCTATTGCGGCTTGCGCGGCACGGGTGTCAAAGCACCCCTGACCGACATAGCCGAGGGATACTGAATGCCGACCTGGACCGCGCTGACCCACACCACCGGCCGCGAGGCGGCCGAGGCGCTTGCCGAGGCGGGCGAGGATCTGACCCCCGAGCCCGTCGGCACCGGCGTCTTCGAGATCGAGGACGGCTCGAACCGCTGGGAGGTGGGGCTTTACTTCACCGAGGCCCCCGACGATCTGGGGCTGACGCTGCTGGCCGCCGCCTGGGGCGCCGAACCCTTCGCGGTGTCGGAACTGCCCGAGGTGGATTGGGTGGCCCATGTCCGGCGCGAGCTCTCGCCGGTCGAGGCCGGGCGCTTCTTCGTCCATGGCGGCCATGACGCCGACAAAGTGCCCGCAGGGGCCGAGGCGCTGCTGATCGAAGCGGCCATGGCCTTCGGAACCGGCCATCACGCCACGACCAAGGGCTGCCTGCTGGCGCTGGACCGGATGATCGCCGAGGGCGCCGGGCCGCAGCGCATCGTCGATATCGGCTGCGGCACCGCGGTCCTGGCCATGGCGGCGGCGCGGTCCTTCCCGGTGATCGTGCTGGCCGGCGACATCGACCCGCAGGCGGTGGACGTGGCGCGCGCCAATGTCATCGCCAACGGGCTGGATGGCCGCGTCGAATGCGTCGAGGCGGTGGGCTTCGACCACCCGCTGATCGAGAACGCGGCGCCCTTCGACCTGGTCTTCGCCAATATCCT belongs to Paracoccus sp. TOH and includes:
- a CDS encoding NAD-dependent succinate-semialdehyde dehydrogenase gives rise to the protein MNKPATDLKTLLKDPSLLETRAYVAGEWVNADDGKTFAVVNPARGDVIADVADLSRSEVARAIAAAAQAMKHWAARTAKERAQILRKWFDLMMENQDDLGRILTAEQGKPLPEAKGEIAYGASFIEWFGEEAKRIYGETIPGHQPDKRLTVIRQPIGVVGSITPWNFPNAMITRKCGPALAAGCGFVGRPAAETPLSALALAVLAERAGVPKGLFSIVTSSRSSDIGKEFCENPLIRKLTFTGSTEVGRILLRQAADQVLKCSMELGGNAPFIVFDDADLDAAVEGAMASKFRNNGQTCVCANRIYVQSGVYDEFAKRLAAAVDKLRVGDGLDEGVTTGPLINQDAVEKVREHIQDAVAGGATVVTGGKPRDGLFFDPTVVTGITDKMKVATEETFGPLAPLFRFETEEEAVERANATIFGLASYFYARDIGRITRVQEALEYGIVGVNTGIISTEVAPFGGVKQSGLGREGSRHGIEDYLEMKYICLSI
- a CDS encoding 50S ribosomal protein L11 methyltransferase — translated: MPTWTALTHTTGREAAEALAEAGEDLTPEPVGTGVFEIEDGSNRWEVGLYFTEAPDDLGLTLLAAAWGAEPFAVSELPEVDWVAHVRRELSPVEAGRFFVHGGHDADKVPAGAEALLIEAAMAFGTGHHATTKGCLLALDRMIAEGAGPQRIVDIGCGTAVLAMAAARSFPVIVLAGDIDPQAVDVARANVIANGLDGRVECVEAVGFDHPLIENAAPFDLVFANILKQPLIDLVPDMARYVAPGGRAILSGILVTQADEVIAAYAAGGLALERRDDFGEWSTLVVRRG
- the msrA gene encoding peptide-methionine (S)-S-oxide reductase MsrA, producing MNAPIHRIFGRPLDAEIPKGYDQAIFGMGCYWGVERLFWQQEGVWLTEVGFAGGTAENPSYKQVCAGGTGHAEVVRVVYDSSRVSYERLLQIFWENHDPTQGNRQGNDVGSQYRSLIMVFNDSQKAAAELSKADYGNRLAVQGYSDITTQILPAGPFWRAEDDHQQYLDRYPDGYCGLRGTGVKAPLTDIAEGY
- a CDS encoding P1 family peptidase; protein product: MRPGPRNLITDVSGLRVGNARDDALRSGTTVLLAGAPFACGFNVMGGAPGTRETELLAPDKLVQGVDTLVLSGGSAFGLAACDGVADGLRAMARGFQVGPVRVPIVPGAIVFDLLNGGDKDWAANPYPALGRAALEAAAAEFALGSEGAGTGAMTQRWKGGLGSASTLLDSGITLGALVVVNALGSVTAGESRQFWAAPWELGGEFGGLGLSGPYPAAHEPVPTKRLGEATTIAIVATDAALDKAGLTRLATAAQDGMARAIVPSHTPFDGDLVFAVSTGAKPLPDPALTPFQLGHAAACTLARAIARGVHAASPRPGDLQPCWGAG